TACCAGAGCTCACCTATACGGAGGGAACTGCAGTCCTGGTTGGTAGCCATAAGTAGGTGGTAGCTGATACATGGGGTTTCCAACGTACAAGCTCCTGGGACTTTGATTTTGTGGACCTCTGAAATAGGGTGCTGCAGACCTTATGTGCCctaaagcaaaagaaaaatgtctGCATATAACTCTTGACTACAGcaatttgaaagaaagattaatccaagAAGGCAGCAGGAGAAAGGAAGCATCCATCACTTTTCTAGATTAGATATTTATTGAATAGTTCtcccaaaagaaaaaactctTACAAGATGGTAGctaatcttttgtattttctccACAAGAGAGTCACAAAAAGAGGATATCACCCTAAAGAATGAAAATAACCAGCACATTGCTAAAGTCCTCCCAACATAAATATAAGAGATATCAAGTGGAAATAGAAATTTGATGACAGAATATCACAACAGAAAACCTTTTGCACTATCTATATACTTGTTCGTGGATTTATTTACTACTTTTTGGTTGGCATCATCCTTCCCTAACTTGAAAGTAACCGTCTCTTTTTGACAATCACCGGCTGTGGATTATTGGCAAGTGACCACCATGCTATCAATGCATTCCCAAGCAAAATTTCACCAGTTGCTTCAAGAGACCTCACAAACAATCTTAGCTTAGTTGCTAGTGAACCCATTTTATAGGAACAATTAGACGAAGCATTTAGTTAGATTAGTGAAGTCCATCCAAAATTAGCAGAGGAAAGTTTTACATACAGGTGTCAGTTCTTGTTTATCTTCACAAACAATCAACTTATATCACAGGTAAAAGAAAGTACCGGATGGCAAAATCCGCATTGGTCGTCCTAGTGAAGCCAAATTACAATTAGCCCTCCTACCATCAATGACTGGATTTGGATTTGAACAAGCTCTCTTTGCAGCTTCAGGGTCACGAAACGTTACCTAACTTCCAATGAATTGACAACcaattattatataatatatcaTTCAATCAGAAAATCAATTGATAAATAAGATTTGCCAAAGCAGAAGTAAAGGAATGAAAGTAATGAAGAGTAATTAACTATGCTTGGGCTCTAACATCATGTACTGTAATAATCGAAACATATATTCCATCACCGCCAAATAATTTAACAATATGTTCActtttttttgaattaaaaaTCCAAACTTTCTCTTTTCAATGCTGAGACAATATTTGATAAGTTTTATATGTGTAACATAGGCAACTTTTGATTGTGGCTTAAGGTGTCACATGACTTCATGCAAGTTGCAACAAAGTCTGGCAACACATCACAAATTTCATATACATAACACTTTGCATGTTTTATATAGAAAAAGCATATACGTATTTATCTCTCATGTTCCCCACCACCTCCTTAAAGACCAAACACTAAATTATTTGGACAAGCCTCACATAGTCTACCTTTCATTCATTAAACTCTTGTAGGGTTAAACAGCTCAGTAAAAAACAAAGCAATCTTTAGTGCCgccaaaattaaaatcaataaaaaataactaaaaaccAACAATTCATATGGTAGCCCAAGAAGAATCACTTACAAAACCATAGCCTTTGGAACGACCAGTATTCTTATCAGAGATGACAACAGCTTCAAGAATCTCCCCATACGGCTCAAAATACCGGCGAAGAGCATCACTCTTAGTTTCCCAGGCCAACCCTCCAACAAATATCTTGGTATAAGTTGTATCCCCAAAGGGTTGTTGTGGTTGCGGTGGTGGTTGTTGTGGACCCATGAATTGCATGCCTGGTACCACTTGAGGATTAGCCATTAAAAACCCAGTTTTTGAGCTAAAAAAGATCGGATTTTTATGATGCCCAGAGGGTTGATCAGCGAAAGAAATAGGATATATAGAGCAAAACCTGCAAAACCCTTGTAAAACCCTAAAGATTGAAGGATTGTAGGAGGGTTTTGGTGGGTCAAACTCAAAACTGAAAAGGTGGGAAAACAGGAGAGGGGAGGAAGTAAGGGGGCGTGCCAGAACAGTTAGGGGTACGCGTATGTTATGCGGGAGAACCTTCCAGtggaataaaaataaaataaactacaaTGATTAATGAGTATTATTGCATTATAATATTCAAAAGCATTATTCATGTTTATCAAGGAGAAAtagagagtttttctttctttttttattttatttttgttttgtttgtttcttttcttcttcatacttttcttttatttttctttgaccAGAGAAAGGTGTGTCAGGATTTCGAAATTTATTGTTTGACTTGCATGAAAAATATACACTGTTACTTGGCGTACAAGCTTTCTTGTTTGCTAGAATTACTGGTTAGCATCTACAATCCATAATAAATCTATTGGAAACATATTATTGGAAGTTTTGCGTAGCAAAGTTTTATGGTTAGTTAAATGTTGActaaatttatataattttgttaGTGTTAGTTAAATTATCATTGCAAATAATCTATAAacgaagattttttttttctgtgttAAATGGTATTTTAGACTCTTGGATTATAACGATTTCCATCATTGCAAAATAAAAATCACACTACtttcttcattgaaaaatacaGATTGAGAGAATAATAACCTTAATGGCCATAGATCATTCCTAATTGTTCAAGATACATTTTATTGGTACTGTTTAATAAACGGATTAATTATTTTGCTTGATAACATGCATTCAAAGAATTTATGAAGAATTATTAGTATATGTTTTTTTCCCCATTTTCTTAATGGCTAAGGGAATGCAATTCTTGATTCATTGACAAATGGATGACACCAGGGGACCCAGACTATGCAAAGTCCACACCAACAAAGAGCACAAACCATCATGATAGCGATATTTTAATTCATCAATATGTTCTTCTTTACTATGTCGACTTGCATATAacttttgtccaaaatttgtcaataaacttgaaaaTTGTGTATATatcttgaacttgatttttagtcaagcaaaagaagaaacaaatatttttttaattggcCAAAGCTCGTATTTATATAGTTGGTGTTCTAAAAACTTTAACAAGTTGAGCAGAAAATGAGGTTAACAAGTCAATAAAAACAGCTTTAATTAAATTGGTTAACTTAAACAAATGCTAGCGAGTGTATGGAGCTTGACTGGAATGTCCAGTAATTAACTTGCTCATATTAATCAAATGTATGTATGTATTAAGACCAATTCTGCCATAGGAGACGTAGTCCAGTAATGCCTGCGAAAACAGCCTCCAGAAGATAAAGATGAGGAAATTGTCTCTGTCTGTTGATTCACGAAAGCGACTAAGACTGACCTTTGAACGCGCCGTAGGAGACTGGATGTGGGTGTGTCTGCTTCATCATTTAAATTATGCATTAATAACAAGAACAAGAGCTCCAAGATGATAAAGAAAGTGTCACACCTGTgagtagggctgcaaacgaatcgagccgctcgcgagcggctcgagtcgagctcgatattaatcgagctcgagctcgagctcagaatattaagctcgttagctcgcgagccggctcgcgagcttgggtatatatatatattttttatttttatttttatttaataataaaattacgtatattatatatatatatttttttattttttattttcatagtaaaattacgtatatatccttaatattttattatttattaagaaaaaaatattattttatttatttttttaaaaataaaataattattttttattttttttcgaactcgagctcgaaatttgccggctcgtcgagctcgagctcgagctcgagcttggtaaaatttagtcgaggctcggctcgattagctcaaagctcgactcggctcggctcgtttgcagccctacctGTGAGGAAATGAGTTGGATATAGTTATAAACTATCAAAGGAAGAAGCAAAAACATGTATGAATTGACCGACCAACTCCGCCCCCTAATCCCACCCACCACACACACCGgcccccaccaaaaaaaaaaaacaatggtATTCCAATACCAAATGATGTATAAAATTAAAAGTGCTAATtctgaaattaagcatatacttAATTCTTCTCACTATTAGTGTTCGAATTTTGGGTTTGATAGTTAGAAATGGAGAGGAATGGGAGGTAAAAAAAAGTCTCgtactaaaaaaaattaagagttTGTTTGGAGTTGCGATACTTTTGGTTACAAAGCACTTTTGAGtgccaaaaataattttttgaggCGTTTGGTGAATATAATCTCATAAAATTAGGGGTGGACCTTTTCGTCACTCCTAATGATAAATAACTCCAAAATGATAAAGAAAGTGTCACATTTGATCTAGCAACACCTGTGAGGAAATGAGTTGGATATAATTACACtatcaaaggaaaaagcaaAGACATGGATGAATTGACCACTACCCCCTCTAACCCactccccccccccctcctcccccaaaaaaaaccctaaaaaaaaaaaacaacaacaaaggCATTCCAATACCAATTGATGTATAATATTAAAAGTGTTAATTCTGAAATTAGGCATACTTAATTCCCTTCACTATTAGGTTCAGGACTCGAATCTTAAATCTAATGGTTAGAGATAGAAATGATCGTGGGAAGGGCaggaggtaaaaaaaaaaaaaaaagtcatacactaaaagaattaaaaataagGATGTTGAGGTATGAAGTTTTGGTTTGTCAAAACATAAATATCAACAATACTCTGGCTATAACGAAGTAAAATGAAACTGAAAATGAGTTTTGAATTTACTACCGCTTCTATCCTGGATAAACTTTGGTGTGATTTGAAGTAATCTAATAATGAAAATtgtaaatgaaaataataaatttcatAAGCAGAAAAAAAAGTATGTCGTCCAAGAATGGGATCGATGTATCTCGTATATCTGATGGGCTCCATTTTGGGCTTTTGGCTTGCACAAAGCTACAATTTGGTGACTTTGAAGAGGTCTGTGGAAATATGGGCCTCCGTCCGCCTCTCtgtctttcttttcattttttaacaCGAGCCATGTATGCAGCGACAGGGAAGAAACCGAAGCCTGCTATCTTATACTATTAGATCCAAGGATTGATTCCGTTTAACTCCTCTAAGACTATTAGGAATGTTAAACTATGTCAATTATTGAGCGCATTTTAATATATCTTTAATTATCCATTTGGCCCTGAAATATAGAACAATGTGTGAATGCTGCTACGCTTACATCAAATTGGCCCCTTAATAGAGTAAAAGATTATCGTATCCAACTCTAGCCTTTTTCACCAAGGGCGAAATTGAATGGCTGAATTAAGATGGTCAAGCAGTCTGTCAAGGTTTTTAAAGACTCCGATTTCACAAGTCAAAAGTCACAAGTAGTACATTAGGAGAGGGCTTTTAAAGTGTCCTCCACTGTCAAATTCAGGGTTCAAATTCTGGATGCGACAATTGAATGTAGGAAGGTTGTGGGGATGGGTGGGAgggtttaaattttttttaataaaaagagGTAGTGCATTAACTGTATAAATTGCCAAACCTTTGGACTTCGAGTTGGTACAAGGAAAGGGTTCCAAAGTAATTAGTGGGTGATCCCAATCTTTGGACCAAATTTGATGTTGAATGGGCAACTACAACCCGCAGGGAAACATTTGAACTAGAAATCGGCCCATTAACTAAGTAGGACATTGGAGAATGACCTTTATTATAGCCCCAAACTCTAGGTTGTCTCAACTGAATTTTGAAGCCATCTTTGTAGTTGGGAGTTAAAGCCGAATATGctgaaacttaaaaaaaaaaaatagatggCAGTTGGGAGTTAAATCCGAATATACTGAAACTTAATTttgccattaaaaaaaaaataaaatttgatctATCAAGAAGTGAAATGGTTTCATTATTATTGGTGAGCGGTTTCATTATCACTAGACCCTTTGTGGCATAAAAAATTGCTAGATTTGGAATTGGTTACCTCATCTATCAGTGGTTAGAAAAACTGgctgttatatatatatatatatatatatatatatatatatatattacaattttctaataaaatcaatgcGCCCATGAATGGCCAATTTAATACTAGTAAACACAACACGACCCCAAggacaaaaaggaaagaaacgaaaagaatctgtcaaaaaagaaaaaagagaagtaTACAAAAAGGAAAGGGAAGAAGAATACTACTAGCTAGTACCACAACGACtaagaagttaaaaaaaaaaagaaaaaaaacttgtCCTTTCCACTATTAGGAAGAATATTTAGGGCATTTaataaaattgaagtttgaaaattaaaatttgaaatctgaatgTGCTAAATTACTGAATTGTTAGATATTAAATCTGATACATTTGAGCGTATATcgcattaagtgataagtaaatagtttatcacttatttttggagtaagttttatataagaaattgagtgccacttaattaattcaaatgttctattttttattatcaatcGTGTCTAAGCGTGCtaagatttgaatccattaatcTTAAAGTATTAGATTATCAAACACGGCCTCAGCAGAGCATGTGACATTATGGCAAAGTACTTTCATACTTGTGGTGGTGTTCATTAATTTCGTTTCGGTTGTCTTCGTCCCTCTTTGGTCTCTCATGGCGTGCTGGACGCTGTCTTCCCACCAACACCTATGCACCGAACTATTGACAATCAGTTCCAACTCCATCATCTGTATGTGCTAATCACTATCAAATATAACTACGCCACAGAATTGAAAAACATCATCATGTTTTTTGGTCATCAAATCATAGTTACACTGTACCTGTTATAGGTTAGACGAGATTATGTGCAGTGAAATCATGTTCTAATGCATGCATAGggcgatgcaaaatgataaTGAGGTTTGGTTGAATTCTTTTTGGAGGTAAAAAAATATCTTCATGTCATTAAATTCTCCTGAATGCTGAACTAATCAAAGCAATTACAGGCAGACTAAAATAATGCACGATGTACTTAGCTTCAAGGAAAGGTGCAGGTCATTATTGTTCACTGAGATTTCCATATCCATccctttcttgtttctttttccattttgtcATGATGCAATTGCCTGGCTACCTTGAATTTGTATGGTTTCATGGACAAGGATTTCAGCCCACCGTTCATGAATAGACTAAGATGTAAGGCCAACAACAATAAATTGTTTGTTGAATTATGCGAAGCGATGATTTTCTCCCCAAGTAGTTAAAAGAAGTGATTCCTAGCTAGGAGTTTAACAAACTTTTGTCTTTGTTTATCTAGTATTCCTTCGTGGTTTATAAGTGGGAAGGTTAACTAGCTCAATGTACAATCaagttaattttttaaatttcagaGAATTGCAATTTTGGTCCAAATTATTTAGGGCATGAGCGGTCCTAGTCCCTAAAGTTTAGACAAAAGCAATTGtaatttcaaatatttcaatTTCTAAGCACATTTAGTCCTATTCACCGAATTTTGTTAATTGCTATCAGAATTCGGCCATATGCTATCACATCACGTGTTGGCAATTaaacctttttttaaaaaaaaataaaaatgagaagaaattgTATTGTTAGTCATAATCGGTAATAAAAGATGACTAAATACTTGCATAATGATATCTTGGGTAATTAGCGTTTAGCGGAGAATAAACACATTTGGTtgacaataaaagaaaattatggGTTAAAGGGCATGTGGGTAATTAGTCCtcttttattataaatttttggtctaacaaagtttttttttttttcaaaattttcaaaaaattagttGTCTGCACATGACACTACGTGCGGGTTTCGGtagtaattggtaaaattaGTTAATGGGACTAAATATGTTTAGGAATTGAAACATTTAAAATTGTATTTGTTTCCATCCAGACATTTTGGACATTAGGAACTAGAACTACTCGTGTCCTAAATATTCGGAATCGTAACTAcaattttctcattcaaaatatcacttttctttttttatctaCCATATATGAAAATGGAttgctttcttgaaaaagaaattatacacTCTAATGGGATTTTGGTTTCTTATGCATCATCTCACACATTGAAGAATAATCAAAATTACTATTTCCAAGGACGTTTTTTTGTGAACCCAATTAAAGTAGAATTTGTGTTATTTCCTGGAATTATTTATGCTCTTATCTTCTTTGGTAGAAAAGAATTTGAATGGATTCAGTTCCAATCACCACTATGAATTGCTTAtagaaatttttataaatcactCACCAACATAGTACTCATATCAATTGCGAGATTCGAATAACACCATACTCACATCGACTGCCAAATCTGAACAcataattttttgtgaaaaaagtgATATGCCCTTATCAATTAAGCCAATTTGTAATAGTAAATTATTTCCTACTCTGATTTTAGAGGAGTCGATCGCAAGTTTCACAGACGCAATTCTGGACTGGCGCCAGCCGTCAATAATTGAAACCATTAGTGACTTCCACACACAGCTGCTGTATCCGTTAGACATCCACTTTGTCTATgatttaaagtcaatagctgaATAAATCAGTTAAGCAAGTCAGCAGGGCTTGATTGGGCGACTCTCCTTGACTATTTCCGCGTATTTGGGCAATTTCAGTAGAAAATTTGTGCAGAATATAAATTATCTATAGCAACTTGCACTTATTGTGGCAGGACTCGGTCAAATCTTCGTCACTTCATGGTATATGACCCTACAAAATTCATGAGAAACCATATGAAAATGTTTGAAATACAATAAAGAAACATGCATTCATTaccagcaaaaagaaaaaaaaaaaaaacacgcaCACACAAATTAACGTACATCTTGGgtattttcaattttgattaCACATGCAAGATGTGGGATTGGAGAATCCAAATATAGGAATTCCTAAATTGTCAAAAAATTCAGCAAACAAACTTCAGGTTGCTTATTGCATAAATTTTTACTGACTGCTCAGTAAATTTCTGCATAGACAACATACACTTAAACAACTAGTTCACTAAAGGGCGGCTGAAAAGGTGAAAAAAAAGGTTTGCCTCACATTAGATAAAAAACCCCCATTTGGATTATTATTTTATGaagtttttataaaaaaaatttactagtatatcaatttgatatatgtaaaaaaaaaatgtgattgtgaaatatattcacgaaaaatataaaaaaatttcttgaaccGAAATGGCAATACGAGAATGGTAGTAGGCTAAATTTGACATATGGTAGTAGGTAAGTTTGCTTTGAGTCCACCACTCCATCTCAATTATAGTATGCTTGGGATGGATACATATGGTAGTAGGTAAGATTGTGCCAATACACAATATTGACATTTCAGGGACAAAAATTGGCTTAAGCCAAGATGAGGAAACCACCGTCCAGTAGTGGAGTCGTGTATGGTTGGTTGAGCCTTTGCTCACTTTTTGTAAACCTCACATCCTCAGTGAAATATCATTATGGTtccagaaaagaaaaagaaaaaaggtacAAAGTTGGAGAATTTGTGTAGTGGTTAAATTTGTATTGTTGACAATTTTCTGTGTCTAACGAGTCAACTAGTTCAAACCACACAAGATACCaaagtaaattaaaaaaaaaaaaaaaaaggattgacTTTGACATTGGGTTGTTGAACTGGGATTGTTCGTGTCCCCTTACCAAGTTAGAGTCGTTCCAAAACCTTGGTCTTGCTCCTTGTGATTATGACTCAGCTAAATTCCATGTATAAGTATTTATATATACTAACAAATACTGATAGGATTAGAGTCATAATATTGCTTTATGTACTAAACAAAAGTTTAGTGTGACTGCCGTTACATAGCTCAAATTCACTGATTTAGGTATAAAATAATTAAGGCAGCTTATTATCAGGTTGTCCAATTGgattgaagggaaaaaaaaaaatctaaacatTACCTTTCACTTTCTTGCACAACCTCCTCCACCATGATATACCAGGCCAGCAGCGTTAACCCGCCTCCTTTGTCTCTAATCCCATATTCCCTCTTTTGTCAGATTCGGATTAATTAGATTTGAGTTGTTAAAAACACCATAGAATCGTTGAGAGCCCTGTTTGATTTGACCTTGTGAAAATGATTCTGTTAGGCTTTCCTTGTGAAAATGATTCTGTTAGGCTTTCTGTACAATTTCATTTTGTACATTACTTGTTGTCTTATCGGTGGAAGAAAATTGAGGGAGACGCAGTGAACCACCTTTTTCCATGCTGTAGAAATCTGAATTGATTAGCGCAAGAACCACCTCATGCTCCACACTCCCCATGTTTATATAACTGCTACTGCAATATCACTCTCATGCTTACACAATTGCTGCTATTATATTTATCTACTATTATTATATTTATCCCAAGTCTTCCTACCAactttaataataaaaataaaaaaatcccaTAATTAACTCCTTTGCTACAactaatttattattgtttagctttttcatgatttatttttttcctaaaatatgcACACATATAGATTGTGCCTCACCCACTAGTTTTGATAATAGGTGAATTACAAATCTAAATACCCTTTAAGCAATCCAAACTATTAAAGCGATTTGGATGAATTTCAAATCATTCATCAAATTCCGTGATCAAATGAAGCTCAAGTTCTGCACATTTTTTTCTCATAGAACACATGTTTGCATGTGATACATTCTTTCCGCAAAAATATTCTACAAAGCtacaaaaacacgtcaaatgTGTCCACCACTATCGACTGATGtggcctttttattttgtttgattatgGTACATATAGAACTTTTGTACAATTTAATTTTGTACATTACTTGTTGTCTTATCGGTGGAAGCAAATTGAGGGAGACGCAGTGAACAACCTTTTTCCATGCTGTAGAAATCTGAATTGATTAGTGCAAGAACCCTCAATCATGAAGCACATGGTGTGAATTTAGTGTGTTTATTTCAATATTTTGTCCCAACATGAGAAGGAAAGTTGCACGCCAAATTCATTATATCCATTGCCGTAATTTCCAAAGATTGAGAGCGCCATCTCAACACAGTAAAACATGTCCCCTTAaacttttcatctttttttttttttttttttgagaatgaATAAGAAAAGATGTCCGTTGTCCTATTAACTTTGATCGACAGTCTTCTGAAGTAAATACTAGTCCAATTTAAGCTAAAAAAGTGGTAGGTGTCTTCTTTATGTACTATGAATGAAAACTTCCGGAACCCTAGTACAGGCTATAACACATCAAGACGGCCAACAACCGCAAACCAATGCATGATTACAAGAAAAGTTTTACCGTCATCAGAAAGAGCCTCAATTCCCTGCATGTAGGCATGGCCACGGTTCCAGAACCAACGGTTCCAGAACCAACGGTTCCAGAACCAACGGTTCCAGAACCAACGGTTCCAGAACCGCACCATATAAgatggttctggttctggttccagaaccggcggttctggttcttcaaaaaggtagaaccagaaccgcatagtTCTGATTTCGATTCCTTatggttctggttctggttctggttccGGTTCCGGTTCCGATTCCGTATGATTATATAcaattttatttgatttcttATCCTTACCAATTTTAATACGAAtataacaatatatttaaaaatttaaataaaatgtaaaaaaataaatacaaaataaatatcatattttaattttattattattctacAAAGTACGAAATAATAAATAGATAATAGATGAAGAAATTGAGAGTAGTTTAGAGATGGAAGAGAGAAGATTGATTTTGGTGTAgtagaaaataaaatttcaagtcttaTTTATAGgacaaaatgaaattaaaaatttggaacGTTGTATTGTAACGTTCCAAATTTGTAACGTTGTATTGAAAATTTGGACAAAATTACAACGTTGAATTGTAACATTGTAAACTTGTAATTCACCCTAACCCCCAATTTGTCAAATTTAGCAGGCAGCcacctttcttgttttttttctatcctttgctttgtttctttcttctgtTGAGAGCCTGAGGACCTTTGTGCAAGTCAGGAGGAGCCCCCGAGAGCAAAAATTGTGGTGGCATCATGATGACCAAGGTCATCATGATGTctctacttttattattttttatattaattatttttaaattttttaacgGTTCTGGAACCggcggttctggttctggttctaTTTTTTAGAGAACCAGAACCGGAACCTTTATCCAAGGTTCTACTACGGTTCTGGTTTCACGGTTCTGGTTCCAGTTCTGGTCCGATTCCAAACGGTTCGGTTCCGGTCCGGTTCCCGGTTCCAAGTGGAACCATGGCCATGCCTACCTGCATGATGCCGAATTTTCACGTGTTTTATCAACTCCTCTGCATCCAGACACAAACCTCAATCTCATTTTGTATTTTTCCCCTGAAAGTGAATGATACAAAGGCATATTTCTTTTCAACATGATAGCTCTTGCATGGTACTTGTGAATTCGAAAGTCTCTTCAAGAATCTTTTGCAATGACTTGGCAGATTTTTCTTCGGACACAAAGAAAGGAGTAGTACTAACAATGCCCCTTGTTCACATTATGCAGTTACAGGTCTGACTTTGCATGCATGCAACAAGCCCATTATTGATTAATGCTTGTCGTTTATTTTGAGCATTTTTCACGTCAACTTTGCAAAAGCAGCTGAACGACGTAAAGGGCAGCAACACTAGTATTTCCTTTGATGGTAGGGGAAGGGATGGTGCCACTGCCAACCACGGGCACTGCAACATTGATTTCTTCTGCTGAATGTGCACCAAAATCTTGATTTCACATTTGAATTGTAGAAATATGTTAAGTCAATTGAGTATGGCAGCTTTGCCAACCTTTCTTTAATGAGTTGTCCTCGACTACTTTTTGTGTTTGCAATAAGAATCAACATAATGAAATGACAGATTTTGTGAGTGACGTTAAACCATTATTTAAACCATCAACTGGAGTTGTTGCTTCATGAAGCTGCAAAGGAGTTTATTAccatcaccaaaaaaaaaagaaaaagaggagttCTTTAATACTTTTTCCTTATAGAAATTGATAGATGAGCATCAAGTtggacttctttttttttttttttgggaggggaGGTGGttctttttccatttcattTTGGCTTAGAACGTGAATGCGAGGCTTATAAACAAACAATTACATTAGGGGTTATTGTTGCATCTAAGGAGATTGGCTCCCAAATCATTGAGAGTCCAGTAATCTCTACTAAGTTTTGTTGGCTAAAATTATCTGAATGATTGTGGTCTCGTTCCAAATTATGTCAGCACATACGCATCTCCGGTTCATATAATGAATGATTAGTATCCAATCCCAAACTCTTTTGAAAGTACAAGATAAATAGTTTGAGATAGATAGATAAAGAATTCTTGAGGCCCTAATTAATGTGGGATTAATTGTCGCATGTACATACAAGCTTTTGGTCGTGTGATGCTAACTACTAAGAGGTACCGCCAAGAACTATGCGGATTGCAGATCTGTTATTTCAAATGCATATTTAACGTACCTGTCGTTAGGAGAGAGATGTAAATCAAATCGTATTGGATAATTTCAAACGATTCGTTAATGAAATTtactttttataaaaaaaaaaaaaagaggtatgCGTACCAATTCAATTTGGCCAGCATGGAAACAGGTTAAGAATTATCCTGAAATTTGTCAATTA
This sequence is a window from Coffea eugenioides isolate CCC68of chromosome 7, Ceug_1.0, whole genome shotgun sequence. Protein-coding genes within it:
- the LOC113778278 gene encoding RNA-binding protein 24-A-like, with product MANPQVVPGMQFMGPQQPPPQPQQPFGDTTYTKIFVGGLAWETKSDALRRYFEPYGEILEAVVISDKNTGRSKGYGFVTFRDPEAAKRACSNPNPVIDGRRANCNLASLGRPMRILPSGHIRSAAPYFRGPQNQSPRSLYVGNPMYQLPPTYGYQPGLQFPPYRYPAYGPEFYYTQMYGVPGTANPTPLVYGQMGHSPPANLAYTAVRGYVMPNPHALQYGRPVVSGVTTDIVSAMQTPNHPGIHVPSPGPPQIIVPTSPPQFTQSSGSDQMAG